From the Toxotes jaculatrix isolate fToxJac2 chromosome 15, fToxJac2.pri, whole genome shotgun sequence genome, one window contains:
- the LOC121193968 gene encoding protein FAM124A isoform X2 — translation MEKTPAEDDCVDSGAETGGSDYSPLSSTSSELSMGELQDPFLVSVHLIADPGQGKFLQRAADAVLAWVHPELQLFRVSERASVSHRSWPKHHQNGSPAAGCQPALAVILFLQEAYGGEEQILMLHRALQRPPWRYHHTEKVSNGRRMLPLTPCSQDFFTLSPGTPLWAVRQVHYGKEIVRFTVYCRHENYVDMVRLYKLLLQRRVAQKKEDFCFFVVYSNPDMEIQLSFKRLPRGQSPVVLDSAVMEVRVRDVGTLVPLLPHPCSPISEVRWQTEDYDGNKILLQVQSAHFKHGQDPCHISSTVTESASAPSTFTRSTASYRNRRHHHRVTSHTRVHQTSHSSLPLACEEPDEQEQWPDRHHPDSWRTQWRGHQSGSLFSLPNLGSASSRSTCSSPGPSPSPHHRSHSLNRSSSLIPPFRLNVDALIGAEETDVDTGDKVKPGSGVDFTVVSAYIKSSLPQTCRPLSAPPEDISPSLSPGIPENAYKAATLGRTPNNFFTNSTPSNFLGLCPQSTSVTTSAAPSLSDVSINQSDSCSIISAPVEEAEKAEEEEEEEEDQEFYI, via the exons ATGGAGAAAACCCCCGCAGAAGATGACTGCGTGGATTCAGGAGCCGAAACTGGAGG GTCTGATTACAGTCCCTTGTCCTCAACGAGCA GTGAGCTATCCATGGGCGAGCTCCAGGATCCCTTCCTAGTCAGTGTCCATCTCATCGCCGACCCGGGCCAGGGCAAGTTCCTGCAGCGTGCTGCCGATGCTGTGCTGGCATGGGTCCACCCtgagctgcagctcttcagagtCTCAGAGCGGGCCTCCGTCTCCCATCGGTCCTGGCCCAAGCACCATCAAAATGGCAGCCCGGCTGCAGGCTGCCAGCCAGCCTTAGCAgtcatcctcttcctccaggaGGCATATGGTGGTGAGGAGCAGATACTGATGCTGCACCGAGCTCTGCAGAGGCCGCCTTGGCGATACCACCACACAGAAAAAGTCAGCAATGGCCGGCGGATGCTGCCGCTCACACCGTGCAGTCAGGattttttcactctttctcctgGAACACCACTCTGGGCAGTGCGACAGGTGCATTACGGGAAAGAAATTGTGCGATTTACTGTTTACTGCCGACATGAAAATTATGTCGACATGGTGCGGCTGTACAAGCTGCTGCTCCAGCGCAGGGTAGCGCAGAAGAAGGAGGACTTTTGCTTCTTTGTAGTGTACTCCAACCCAGATATGGAGATCCAGTTGTCATTTAAGAGGCTGCCGCGAGGTCAGAGTCCAGTGGTGCTGGACTCAGCGGTGATGGAGGTGAGGGTACGGGACGTTGGAACACTGGTGCCCCTGCTGCCACACCCCTGCAGCCCAATCAGTGAGGTCCGCTGGCAGACGGAGGACTACGATGGGAATAAGATCCTCCTGCAG GTCCAAAGTGCGCACTTCAAACACGGACAGGATCCCTGCCACATATCATCCACTGTTACTGAATCAGCCTCGGCTCCATCTACCTTCACCCGCAGCACCGCCTCTTACAGGAACCGGCGGCATCATCACCGAGTGACGTCCCACACCAGAGTCCACCAGACCTCCCACAGCTCCCTCCCTCTGGCCTGtgaggagccagatgagcagGAGCAGTGGCCTGACCGGCACCATCCGGACAGCTGGAGGACCCAGTGGAGGGGCCACCAGTCCGGCTCCCTCTTCTCTCTACCCAACCTCGGCTCAGCCAGCTCCcgctccacctgctcctctcCTGGGCCTTCTCCCAGTCCCCATCACAGGAGCCACTCCCTTAACAGGAGCTCCTCCCTCATCCCGCCCTTCCGGCTCAACGTGGACGCTCTGATTGgggcagaggagacagatgtGGACACAGGGGACAAAGTAAAGCCAGGCAGCGGTGTGGACTTTACAGTGGTGTCTGCGTACATCAAATCCAGCCTGCCACAGACTTGTCGGCCGTTATCAGCGCCGCCCGAAGACATcagcccctccctctctccggGCATCCCAGAGAACGCCTACAAGGCAGCAACACTGGGCCGGACTCCAAACAACTTCTTCACTAACAGCACTCCCTCTAACTTCCTGGGGTTGTGTCCCCAAAGCACTAGTGTGACCACAAGTGCTGCTCCGTCATTGAGCGACGTGTCCATAAACCAGTCTGACAGTTGCAGCATTATCAGTGCACCAGTTGAAGAGGCAGAGAaggcggaagaagaagaagaagaagaagaagaccaaGAATTCTACATCTGA
- the LOC121193968 gene encoding protein FAM124A isoform X3, with product MTAWIQEPKLEGELSMGELQDPFLVSVHLIADPGQGKFLQRAADAVLAWVHPELQLFRVSERASVSHRSWPKHHQNGSPAAGCQPALAVILFLQEAYGGEEQILMLHRALQRPPWRYHHTEKVSNGRRMLPLTPCSQDFFTLSPGTPLWAVRQVHYGKEIVRFTVYCRHENYVDMVRLYKLLLQRRVAQKKEDFCFFVVYSNPDMEIQLSFKRLPRGQSPVVLDSAVMEVRVRDVGTLVPLLPHPCSPISEVRWQTEDYDGNKILLQVQSAHFKHGQDPCHISSTVTESASAPSTFTRSTASYRNRRHHHRVTSHTRVHQTSHSSLPLACEEPDEQEQWPDRHHPDSWRTQWRGHQSGSLFSLPNLGSASSRSTCSSPGPSPSPHHRSHSLNRSSSLIPPFRLNVDALIGAEETDVDTGDKVKPGSGVDFTVVSAYIKSSLPQTCRPLSAPPEDISPSLSPGIPENAYKAATLGRTPNNFFTNSTPSNFLGLCPQSTSVTTSAAPSLSDVSINQSDSCSIISAPVEEAEKAEEEEEEEEDQEFYI from the exons ATGACTGCGTGGATTCAGGAGCCGAAACTGGAGG GTGAGCTATCCATGGGCGAGCTCCAGGATCCCTTCCTAGTCAGTGTCCATCTCATCGCCGACCCGGGCCAGGGCAAGTTCCTGCAGCGTGCTGCCGATGCTGTGCTGGCATGGGTCCACCCtgagctgcagctcttcagagtCTCAGAGCGGGCCTCCGTCTCCCATCGGTCCTGGCCCAAGCACCATCAAAATGGCAGCCCGGCTGCAGGCTGCCAGCCAGCCTTAGCAgtcatcctcttcctccaggaGGCATATGGTGGTGAGGAGCAGATACTGATGCTGCACCGAGCTCTGCAGAGGCCGCCTTGGCGATACCACCACACAGAAAAAGTCAGCAATGGCCGGCGGATGCTGCCGCTCACACCGTGCAGTCAGGattttttcactctttctcctgGAACACCACTCTGGGCAGTGCGACAGGTGCATTACGGGAAAGAAATTGTGCGATTTACTGTTTACTGCCGACATGAAAATTATGTCGACATGGTGCGGCTGTACAAGCTGCTGCTCCAGCGCAGGGTAGCGCAGAAGAAGGAGGACTTTTGCTTCTTTGTAGTGTACTCCAACCCAGATATGGAGATCCAGTTGTCATTTAAGAGGCTGCCGCGAGGTCAGAGTCCAGTGGTGCTGGACTCAGCGGTGATGGAGGTGAGGGTACGGGACGTTGGAACACTGGTGCCCCTGCTGCCACACCCCTGCAGCCCAATCAGTGAGGTCCGCTGGCAGACGGAGGACTACGATGGGAATAAGATCCTCCTGCAG GTCCAAAGTGCGCACTTCAAACACGGACAGGATCCCTGCCACATATCATCCACTGTTACTGAATCAGCCTCGGCTCCATCTACCTTCACCCGCAGCACCGCCTCTTACAGGAACCGGCGGCATCATCACCGAGTGACGTCCCACACCAGAGTCCACCAGACCTCCCACAGCTCCCTCCCTCTGGCCTGtgaggagccagatgagcagGAGCAGTGGCCTGACCGGCACCATCCGGACAGCTGGAGGACCCAGTGGAGGGGCCACCAGTCCGGCTCCCTCTTCTCTCTACCCAACCTCGGCTCAGCCAGCTCCcgctccacctgctcctctcCTGGGCCTTCTCCCAGTCCCCATCACAGGAGCCACTCCCTTAACAGGAGCTCCTCCCTCATCCCGCCCTTCCGGCTCAACGTGGACGCTCTGATTGgggcagaggagacagatgtGGACACAGGGGACAAAGTAAAGCCAGGCAGCGGTGTGGACTTTACAGTGGTGTCTGCGTACATCAAATCCAGCCTGCCACAGACTTGTCGGCCGTTATCAGCGCCGCCCGAAGACATcagcccctccctctctccggGCATCCCAGAGAACGCCTACAAGGCAGCAACACTGGGCCGGACTCCAAACAACTTCTTCACTAACAGCACTCCCTCTAACTTCCTGGGGTTGTGTCCCCAAAGCACTAGTGTGACCACAAGTGCTGCTCCGTCATTGAGCGACGTGTCCATAAACCAGTCTGACAGTTGCAGCATTATCAGTGCACCAGTTGAAGAGGCAGAGAaggcggaagaagaagaagaagaagaagaagaccaaGAATTCTACATCTGA
- the LOC121193968 gene encoding protein FAM124A isoform X1 encodes MSLLSDHTDCFSSLLCYPATISSSKRLITILSSLPYVFLSLCLDDVVCGGELSMGELQDPFLVSVHLIADPGQGKFLQRAADAVLAWVHPELQLFRVSERASVSHRSWPKHHQNGSPAAGCQPALAVILFLQEAYGGEEQILMLHRALQRPPWRYHHTEKVSNGRRMLPLTPCSQDFFTLSPGTPLWAVRQVHYGKEIVRFTVYCRHENYVDMVRLYKLLLQRRVAQKKEDFCFFVVYSNPDMEIQLSFKRLPRGQSPVVLDSAVMEVRVRDVGTLVPLLPHPCSPISEVRWQTEDYDGNKILLQVQSAHFKHGQDPCHISSTVTESASAPSTFTRSTASYRNRRHHHRVTSHTRVHQTSHSSLPLACEEPDEQEQWPDRHHPDSWRTQWRGHQSGSLFSLPNLGSASSRSTCSSPGPSPSPHHRSHSLNRSSSLIPPFRLNVDALIGAEETDVDTGDKVKPGSGVDFTVVSAYIKSSLPQTCRPLSAPPEDISPSLSPGIPENAYKAATLGRTPNNFFTNSTPSNFLGLCPQSTSVTTSAAPSLSDVSINQSDSCSIISAPVEEAEKAEEEEEEEEDQEFYI; translated from the exons ATGAGCCTATTGTCTGACCACACAGATTGTTTTAGCTCCCTTCTTTGTTATCCTGCAACAATTTCTAGTTCAAAAAGATTGATTACAATTTTGTCTTCTCTTCCCTATGTTTTCCTCTCCCTTTGTCTTGATGATGTTGTATGTGGAGGTGAGCTATCCATGGGCGAGCTCCAGGATCCCTTCCTAGTCAGTGTCCATCTCATCGCCGACCCGGGCCAGGGCAAGTTCCTGCAGCGTGCTGCCGATGCTGTGCTGGCATGGGTCCACCCtgagctgcagctcttcagagtCTCAGAGCGGGCCTCCGTCTCCCATCGGTCCTGGCCCAAGCACCATCAAAATGGCAGCCCGGCTGCAGGCTGCCAGCCAGCCTTAGCAgtcatcctcttcctccaggaGGCATATGGTGGTGAGGAGCAGATACTGATGCTGCACCGAGCTCTGCAGAGGCCGCCTTGGCGATACCACCACACAGAAAAAGTCAGCAATGGCCGGCGGATGCTGCCGCTCACACCGTGCAGTCAGGattttttcactctttctcctgGAACACCACTCTGGGCAGTGCGACAGGTGCATTACGGGAAAGAAATTGTGCGATTTACTGTTTACTGCCGACATGAAAATTATGTCGACATGGTGCGGCTGTACAAGCTGCTGCTCCAGCGCAGGGTAGCGCAGAAGAAGGAGGACTTTTGCTTCTTTGTAGTGTACTCCAACCCAGATATGGAGATCCAGTTGTCATTTAAGAGGCTGCCGCGAGGTCAGAGTCCAGTGGTGCTGGACTCAGCGGTGATGGAGGTGAGGGTACGGGACGTTGGAACACTGGTGCCCCTGCTGCCACACCCCTGCAGCCCAATCAGTGAGGTCCGCTGGCAGACGGAGGACTACGATGGGAATAAGATCCTCCTGCAG GTCCAAAGTGCGCACTTCAAACACGGACAGGATCCCTGCCACATATCATCCACTGTTACTGAATCAGCCTCGGCTCCATCTACCTTCACCCGCAGCACCGCCTCTTACAGGAACCGGCGGCATCATCACCGAGTGACGTCCCACACCAGAGTCCACCAGACCTCCCACAGCTCCCTCCCTCTGGCCTGtgaggagccagatgagcagGAGCAGTGGCCTGACCGGCACCATCCGGACAGCTGGAGGACCCAGTGGAGGGGCCACCAGTCCGGCTCCCTCTTCTCTCTACCCAACCTCGGCTCAGCCAGCTCCcgctccacctgctcctctcCTGGGCCTTCTCCCAGTCCCCATCACAGGAGCCACTCCCTTAACAGGAGCTCCTCCCTCATCCCGCCCTTCCGGCTCAACGTGGACGCTCTGATTGgggcagaggagacagatgtGGACACAGGGGACAAAGTAAAGCCAGGCAGCGGTGTGGACTTTACAGTGGTGTCTGCGTACATCAAATCCAGCCTGCCACAGACTTGTCGGCCGTTATCAGCGCCGCCCGAAGACATcagcccctccctctctccggGCATCCCAGAGAACGCCTACAAGGCAGCAACACTGGGCCGGACTCCAAACAACTTCTTCACTAACAGCACTCCCTCTAACTTCCTGGGGTTGTGTCCCCAAAGCACTAGTGTGACCACAAGTGCTGCTCCGTCATTGAGCGACGTGTCCATAAACCAGTCTGACAGTTGCAGCATTATCAGTGCACCAGTTGAAGAGGCAGAGAaggcggaagaagaagaagaagaagaagaagaccaaGAATTCTACATCTGA